AGAACTCCTAAAATTACATGCATCAACATCAGAGTAACTGGTCTTTGCTCATGCAAAATCCCTAACGACAATTTTTAATAAGgaaaactatattatattggttttttaaaatgagacataattaatatataataggttaatAAACCCATTTAAAGTCTAATAAACCTTAAAATTCACACTTGTGTTATCTACCCagatcataacatttaagtgtatgaccaaaatcataattaatgttaacctatattaaaaaaaaaattaacataaaaacgTTATAAACATTCAATAATACTTCATATATCAACAAATGtgtacaaacaaatattaacGATTTATGAAACATTAATCCATTAGTATTCGTTAGTTAGTATCCATCCGTTAATACGTGTATTATTAATCTTAGACAATATATCTATATCAATAAATTACTACTTAACAAATTGCTCCGTCGGGAAACCCTCTCAATATTCCAACCGAATGGTTGACATATTAAAGGCCTAATTATTTCTTTGTTACGGTTAAGTAGCTTCTATTTGGGAGTTGATGAttactgttattattataataacatattatgattatttatattataatgtagCTTGTgacaattcatttatttttaaaaaacccaatagAATAAATTGCAGAAGAAattgaatttatgattaaaatttaagataccTAAGTCTCCAACTAAGTCTGAAATATAAGGTTCCTATCATGGGTTTGTTGCTGTATCTTAACAACCAATTGGATTGAGTGATGTTAACATGCTACGTATACAAGTTCTTCTTTATATGTTGCCTTTATTTCTTGCAATTCAAGCGAAGACAGAAGGTTTCAGTCAAAACTAATTAAGAGTATGAAGACCCAATGTATTACTATTAAATCATAGGCAACAAACTAATTGTCGTTTGTTTGTTCCTTCTCTCTGCGTAATGATTttgttctctttctctctatgtTTATATTGATATGCAATTTTCATCTGAATATGATCTGGAATTGTAAAAGGTTGagatgatgatgacgatgatgatgagtaatatattattataagtaaatattaagaaaaatccAAGTTAAGTGATTTCATTTTCACCAGGTCTTTATATGTCCCCTAACTGAATAAGAACTTTGTAGCTacagtaattaattaattgcttCTGTGAAAATTTAAGCCTTAATCCTCACGGCTAAGACACAATATTTCCCatacacacaaatatatatatatatatatatatatatataattcaaaatttttcatatgcactctaattatattattattttttctaaaaaaatacatcaattcatattagtaatatgtattatattgtatgatatatttattgtattatattaatctgatacattttatgatacatattgtgtatcataaatactaataactatggTTTGGTCATAATTAAAACTGgattaaaccatttttttagtttagtttgaaaaatttttaaacaatttcttttaatttggtttaaaaaaattatcaaatcacacAAAATTAGACCATACGTACCCTTATTTATCGGCCCAAGAGAGAAAAGCGAAGAAATCACATATCTGGTATTTAGGATTAGATAGATATGTTCCTTAATTAGGCAAGGAGGCTCACCTAGAAATCCAACTCCCTCTGTAACTTTGTCCAAAATTGATTCATTTTCAAGATACATCCTTTGTAACTTTTTGTTCATGCTCTACTATAGATTACTACAACCGTAGAAGTAGGCTTTCGAGCTATAACATCAAAAAAccatattttatcaaattctctttacatttattttatttctcattgcagtgaatattaagattaattaaCTGATTTTCACGATTACTATCTCATCATCACAGTTGTAACCCCTCTTATGTAATTCTTTAAATTAAGTACAATAGTTGGCACCAAGAATTTTATCAACAACTCCAATGACAGCCATCCTTAACGGTAAACGAatacaataatactatatatataatttttgtatataaataattatgtgttattatataattaagtattgttttatttttaattttcaagtattcaattatatgatgatacgttattatttgtgcataatGAATAACACTACTCAAAGGAATATTGATATCCTTCTTTGTTATGCAATGATTTGATGGCTTGTAAATATTGGGAATCAGGATACGGCGGTTTCACTGTCAagttataaaggaaaaataaagaaaaaaaaatgttgtgaGATATCTTGAACATATAATATAAGCACAAAGAAACACAAGTGAAGCTAGGGTTCGGAAAACAAACTAAATTCACTCATCCCCTAGGGGAGCACAACCCAGAACCAAATCAAGTTTGTACCACAGACACACAAACTAGAGATTACTAATTTCTCTTAAAGACCTATTAGAGTTCTTATAATGATAGTGTTCCTACAAACACAAAAGCTAGGGCTCGTAATATATCATACTAGTTGCTGGTTAACAGTTTCTGTATATGCACTccaactttttatttataaaatagcTTTCTTTTCTATCAATGGTGGTGATGAAAAATTGCATCATGTATgatgttatattataatattggcGAAGGCtttgagaggaagaagaagatcaaCAACGGTCCCAAGGATCTTTATCTGTATAGTCACAGATCCTTTCAATACACATCTTTATAGAGACCctgtcttttttattaataattttataaaacaattttcatATACAAGGAAGAGGACCTTTCCATATCTACCTACGTATTCCATTGGCCCCATGTTTTCCTACTGATCAGTATAgcattcaaaaaaataatcaggctaaatgactattttatacCAAACTTTGATGGATAGACAATGTATCCGCAAAAAATTAGTCATTAGTTTTAATAGTTGTAGGGTATATCTTTTACACCttttatagtataaataatttatattttaccttaattactttatatttttttctctcatctttatttttatctttttctttcttatttatcATTTCTTCCTATCTAGAAAATACCTGAGGGGAGCTAGCGAATTTGGATGCATTTAGGGCTTGAGCAGGTGATGAGATATTTCAAAGTTAGTGGAAACAATAAATCTATCCAAGACAAAGTTTGCCAACAATAGATCTAAGCGAGAAGCAATAGAAACACCGACAAATGGCTAGTAGCAAGACAAAACTGGTTAGATAGTTTGGCCACtgactttttataatttataatttttataattataggacaaattattatttaaccttGATAAGGATAAATGACAGTTTTTCTTTTCAacgattttaaaaaaaaatgatcaatacggatgagaaaataaaattttcaaactttaaacacCAGGAATCGTTCTTTCTGAAAATTCGAGTGGATTATTCAgcctaaataatataaaaaattgtaggGGTTACTTCTGTGGATGACGTGTGGCGATTAAAACGTTACGCAGAGGAATGTTAAGATGGGTTTGCAGAACAACCGGCAGCAGGCAGCAAGGTTTAGGGTACGTGAAAAATGGTTACGTAATACAAAGTCTACGTACAGAAATTGAGGAAATAGTAACTGGAGATATATGGAGAATAAAAACCGATGAAATGTCACTTTAGGGTTAGATGAAAATCCGGGTCCATCTGGTTTCAATGTCGGCTCCATTTGTACTTGTCTTACTTTTAAATGGGGGTTGAAACACCTCACTGCTTGCAAATCGGCCTCTGATTCAATTCAGTTCTCTGTACATATATCAGAATAATGTCCAAACAAGCAAaatagatatagatatatatatatatttatatatagagaagAGATATTAAGgttaataagataataatatggGTCACCACTCGTGCTGCAACCAACAGAAGGTGAAGAGAGGCCTTTGGTCTCCTGAAGAAGATGAGAAGCTCATCAGATACATCACCACTCATGGCTATGGCTGCTGGAGTGAAGTGCCTGAGAAAGCTGGTCAGTGtgctctttctctctctcttagcCATCCTGCGTCTAAATCATTTACTactttgtcaaatataattatccAATCTTTTTTCAGGTCTTCAAAGATGTGGCAAGAGTTGTCGCTTAAGATGGATAAATTATTTGAGGCCGGATATCAGAAGAGGAAGGTTTACTCCTGAAGAGGAGAGGCTGATTATTAGCCTTCATAGTGTTGTAGGCAACAGGTTTTTATCAAACTCTCTGCTATAGACATTCCGTTTTCCACTGCACAGTCACTGAAGTTAGGGTTCTTAGACTTGAATTAAAATGGGGTTTTCCTTTCCAATTCAGAAATTTTAAACAAGCTTCCACATTAAGTTAACAAGaggtttttgttttcaaaatatgtatTACAAAAAAAAGTTAGCATTAGTAATAGAGCTGATAAATATTACCGttataagtgttatttttatgattttagtatttaattatttatactttcgttaaaaataaataaatttgtgaatttaataaaaaaataataattattaaaaatctatttttcattattaaaaaattttaacaagtcgtcTGTCATTATAGTTTTTCCTATTGAAAATATCAACGTTAAAGATATTTTcattgttaataaataaaaattttaataaaaaaaattataataataaatgacgATATAATTGTTCtcttttaacaattaaaaatagatttttaataattatttctattttttaaattataaatttatttagttttaataaaaagtataaataatttattattaaaatcataaaaataatatttataacgataagatatttatttagttgttatttttctttcactaatCCCAGTCTTTTTGTAGTGACGGCAGGAAATCTCTCACTGTTATAGTAGTTGCTCAAGCAGCTATCAGAGTTTGTTAACAAGTTGAAACCAGATTACTATCTTTCACATTCTAAGTTGCAAACATTCTACTCATTCTTTCACTTTGTCTCTTCTTATGATAATTGTAGATGGGCTCATATAGCAAGTCATTTGCCTGGAAGAACAGATAATGAGATAAAGAACTACTGGAATTCATGGAtcaagaagaaaataagaaaacccTCAGCACCTCAGGCCACCATGTCGACACCTAGCACTACTACTACTTCTACTGAGCTTTCCCATATAACTTATGCTTCAAATCAACTAGATTTAGTGAATCAAGAATTAATAACAAGACCGCCTGCTCATGAAAccctattttcttcttcatgccctttttttatctttgaaccAACTCCACTTGATGGGGTTTGTGATAGCAGCTTGAATAACGAAACGTGGAATTCAAACCAGCATCAAGTTCAAGCACTTCCTCCTTCAGCTTCTTTTACAACTGGTATGAATGCTCATTACTTGCCTCCATTGACAGAGAACATGGAAAGCATGGTGCCCATTGAtcagcatcatcatcatcaagtaCAATCTTGTAGCATGGATGATGAAGGAGAAATATCACTTGACTGCTTACAGAGGCAAGAGTTGAATGAATGGGTTGAATCTCAGCACTCAAGCTTTCTATTTTGGGACAATGTTGAAGGGCCATTTAGTGGGGAAGACATTGCACCAGCTTCATCAAATACAGGAACCACACTGTCTTCTTTTCCTTGAGGTCTTTAAATTATCAATGATGGTAAAATATTATCCTTGACTCCTCATCTCCTTCCTACTTTTGAAAAgagtttgtttcttcttctttcctttctgCTTTTTTTGACTTTCATTGGTGAGATTGTGAAATGTAAGGAAATTTGACATAAAGTATATATGCAAGCAATGTTTCATAATTGGTGTTAATTGCCCCACTGTGCTGTTGATCATACTTGGTTCAATCACAGCAATGGATTTGTTTTCACTTTACAAGGATTTTCATGTAATTTGGAAATtgttaattaactttttaatactTTAACATATAATATGTCATTGTAGTGTAGATCATGATGCATTTagttatttatacttaaattgAACAACATACAAGTGGCCCGTTGCTTTATTAGGGTTGGTCTGTTTTTGGCTTAGTGTTAAACTTGAATAAGCCAAACTCGAGTTAGGTTGACCCTAACcctaattcaaatttgagttgaactagCTAGATCTaacaaattattgaaaaattttcagcaaattcattttattttattacttttcttttttttatggtttttcttcttttttaattatttcatcagcatttcttctttttcctcattttcaacaatcttttttcttatttgacacttttttataattctttcaACGTTCTTATTATTAGTTTGAAATCACTcaaattgaactttttaaatttaaactaaacttgaactAACCTAATTCAATTTGTCTTAATTGAATCCACCCTTAgctttatatatctatttaaacAATTCTCTGTATTAGTTACAAGTTTTGACCACCTCATAACGGTTGAagagtgataaatttttttacttggGTTATAGTTTGAttgatataacatttttattctttgaacaaaataaaacatataattatacattatttgcTAGAGAGTTATATAGATTTGACATATGATTTGCGTATACATACATGCAACtaactgattttattaattttaataatctataagtgaaagtttgagtttttaattctTAGCGAGTATCAATTAGggtttcatcaaaccttggatgggagtAAGGTTTTTGgcctattcaatttttataaagCTAATGATGAAGTATTGCCGGTTAAATTTTCACTAATGCCTTTTAGAACTATCAAGTACTGCTCTTAAACACAGGAATAATTCATttcaatcatatataaaaatatgtagggtgaatttacatcaatcAGTTCGAGCTATGATTGAATTTATAATGCCCACTTCGAACTTATCTGAATTAGTATAAAGTATCATTAAAAAGTTATTGAAGAGacgattattattattaataaaataaatagtattgtcaaataaataaacaaattaattttgagttatattttttaattgagaaCTCTAGTTTAAGATATTCTAAAGGTAATACTATACGTACacatataatttggatacacagataatattacattatgttattagatattgttttatctttaattcaaaaatattcaattaaatagtaatatattatctttatatttgaattatagaaaaaaaaaatgtacttatagttttattattattctagtGGTTAAGACTGagctattaattaatttctatgtttctatcaataataaattaataagaacgTCGAATGAAGTTATTGCTTCCCTTAAAACTTTAGATTAATTGATTCTCAAAAGATCACCTTTTGGTTCTAAATTAGTATGAATTCAtgctttcaattcaatttatatgatttatgtataatcatatgaaataaattaatacaactTTTAATATCGGTAAATAAAGGTAAATTCGAGTTGAACTAGTTGAGGTTCTAATTCATATTTAGTTCAAACAAATTGAACTCGAACTAAAACTTCAATTCAACTCAACTTTTATAGAGCTTATCGACATTGCCACAATAGAGCTGGTCTTgcaagtagggttggattcgaattgagccgagccgagccgagctcgagcttggctcagtttacatatagttgagctcaaattcgagctcgagctcgtgaaaATCAAGCTCGAACTTGGCTTGAATTCTGTTCAGctcgttttttgttattaaaacaacatcattttaatacatattggtcaaaacaacgtcattttatatcaaaatgtttaattaaaaaatttgacgagtagctcgagctcgactgaGCTCATATAGGGCTGgctcatttcaaactcattcgaaccgagctcgaactcaaacttgaactcaaataGATTCGGTTCGAGTCCAGTCTTACTTGCAGGCAATTCTTATTCTTCTTCCCCGGTGATTCTCTTTTTGTTCTTCTCTAGCTACTCTTCCACTTATTCTTCAatgcttcttcttcaacaacatGTCTTCTGCTTCTCTAGTGTTACTATTTACCAAACAATCAGACCAAACTTGTTTTCAAACTAATTATTCtagttttaaatcaaactcgaaCTAACTCTTATTAAAGCTAAATTAAGCTAAAATCCACTCTCTTGTCCAAAATTAGCCGACCATTGTTTTAGATGATGTCTGTATATTTACTGTCTATAACTGTGTAGTAcaatgattaatttattattctactttataactaaatttatttgattaatttttttcttaaataaatagtttgagtgataaaaaaaaaaattttctgtttaaaaGTATATGAATTTAAGATTTGTTTAGTAATataccaaaattaaatttttaacttacttAGTTCAATGATTATGGAATCAATCATTAAACATGTCGTTTGTAATATTTGGTATAATAAGTTTGATCCTAATGAAGGCAATCCAGATCGGGTGAggttctaatatatatatatatatatatatagagttgaTTAAAACTGGAAACCTCCTACAGATTTACGTGTCAGTTTATCAGTTGTTTCTGTGCACTGAATTTCAACATTAAATCAATGCTTCCATAATAAGGTAAGCCGTGGGCAGATCCACTCCAGGTTCAAATCATATAGCCAACAGATCCAAATCAAACAAAGATTTTTCTGGCACCT
The sequence above is a segment of the Mangifera indica cultivar Alphonso unplaced genomic scaffold, CATAS_Mindica_2.1 Un_0108, whole genome shotgun sequence genome. Coding sequences within it:
- the LOC123207819 gene encoding transcription factor MYB26-like, whose protein sequence is MGHHSCCNQQKVKRGLWSPEEDEKLIRYITTHGYGCWSEVPEKAGLQRCGKSCRLRWINYLRPDIRRGRFTPEEERLIISLHSVVGNRWAHIASHLPGRTDNEIKNYWNSWIKKKIRKPSAPQATMSTPSTTTTSTELSHITYASNQLDLVNQELITRPPAHETLFSSSCPFFIFEPTPLDGVCDSSLNNETWNSNQHQVQALPPSASFTTGMNAHYLPPLTENMESMVPIDQHHHHQVQSCSMDDEGEISLDCLQRQELNEWVESQHSSFLFWDNVEGPFSGEDIAPASSNTGTTLSSFP